The window CCCCGTCGCGAGCGTGTGCTCGTCCGTGACGCCGGAGCGAACCAGGACGGTCGTCAGCCCGCCGCGCTCGCCGAGCGCGATGTCGGTATCGAGCCGGTCGCCGACCACGAGACACTCGTCGGGGTCGGACAGAGCCGCGAGCGCCGCGTCGAGGGCCTCTCCGGAGGGTTTGCCGACCACGATGTCGGGCTCGCGTTCGGCGACGCCCGCCACCGCGTTGATGATGGCACCCGACCCCGGCACCGACCGCCCGTCGTCGGTGGGGATCGTGACGTCGGGGTCGGTGCCGACGAACGCCGCGCCGGCTTCGAGCGCCCGGAGCCCCGCGGTCATGTCGTCGTAGGTGAACCCCCGGTCGTAGGAGGCCACCAGCACGTCACAGGCTTCGGGGTCCTCGACCAGCGCCAGCCCCGCGGCCTCGAACAGCGAACGGAGGCCCGACGAGCCGATGAGGAAGACCCGGTCGTCGGGGTGTTCGCGCGTGAGGTAGTCGGTCGTCACCGTGGCGGCCGACCGGATGGTTTCGGGGTCGACGTCGAAGCCCATCCCCGCGAGCCGGTCGGCGAACCCCGCGGCCGACCGTGTGGGGTTGTTCGAGAAGAAACAGGGGGTGTAGCCCGCCTCGCGGAGGGCGTCGATGCCGCGGCGCGCACCCGGAACGGGCGTCTCGCCCCGGTAGACCGTGCCGTCGAGGTCGATTATCACGCCACGGGTAGTCATTGGAAACGCTGGGGCGCGGAGCGGCTAAATCCTGGTGTTTCGGCCGACCTCACGACGAGCGAACGAGCGGTTCGTACCACTCCCGGTTGTCCTGATACCAGTCGATGAAGCGCTCGACGCCGCTCCGGATGTCCTCGGTCGGTTCGTAGCCGATCAGCTCCCCGGCCTTCGAGACGTCGGCGTGGGTGTGTTCGGCGTCGCCGGCCTGTCGCTCGCCGTACTCGATGTCGAGCTCGGGTGCGATGGCGTCCCGGACGGTCGTCGCGAGCGTCTCGATCGAGACGGTGTCGGTGCTGCCGATGTTCATGGTCTCGCCGTCGGCGGCGTCGGTGTCGAGGAGTTTCGCGTTCGCGCGGACGATGTCCGCGACGTAGGTGAAGTCCCTGGTCTGCGAGCCGTCGCCGTAGACCACGGGCGGTTCGTCGTTCGTACACCGCGAGACGAAGTTCGAGATGGCCATGTTGGGTCGCATCCGCGGGCCGTAGACGGTGAAGTACCGGAGCGCGACGGTCGGGATGTCGTAGAGGTCGCCGTAGACCCGGACGTAGTTCTCGGCGGCGAGCTTCGAGACGCCGTAGGGACTCACCGGCGTCGTCGGCTGGTCCTCCTGGTAGGGCAAGGAGACGGGCTTTCCGTACACCGACGACGAACTCGCGAACACCACGCGCTCGACGCCCGACTCGCGGGCCGCATCGAGCACGTTGAGCGTCCCCTCGACGTTGATGTCGTCGACCTTTCGGGGGTTCTCGACGCTCGTGCGGACCCCCGCCTGTGCGGCCTGGTGGAAGACGTACTCCGCGTCCGCGACGAGGTCGTGGACCGTCTCGGCGTCCCGGACGTCGCCCTCGACGAACTCGTAGCTCCCGCCGTCCTCGGCCGCGGTGCGCGCGGCCTCGATGGTCCGTCGTTTGATGCCCACGTCGTAGAACGGTTCGAGGTTGTCGAGCGCGACCACGTCGTGGCCCTCGCGAACGAACGTCTCGGCGAGATGGCCACCGATGAACCCCGCACCGCCCGTTACCAAGATCATTTTCGGATGCGAGAAAGCCAGGCGCATAAAACCTACCGAATGTCGCTCGTCGGGCCTCGGGAACCGTCATCGCCACACGCACCGGCCGCGTATCGAACCGTTTTTGCCCCGCCTGCGTCTCGAACGACCGATGCGAATCCTCCGGGTCGCGCAGAAGGTCTATCCGGACGTCGTCGGCGGCGGCCCCTACCACGTCCACGCGCTCAGCCGCGACCAGGCCGCGATGGGCCACGACGTGACGGTGCTCACGATCGGCGAGGACGGCCCGCGCCGCGAGGAACGCGACGGCTACACCGTGATCCGTCGGCCGGCGACCGCCGAACTCCTCGGCAACGACATCTCGGTCGGGGTCGCGCGATTCCTCCGGCAGGCCGACGACTACGACGTCGTCCACGCCCACTCACACCTCTACTTCTCGACGAACCTCGCGGCGCTGAAACGCCGGCTCGACTCGACACCGCTCGCGATCACGAACCACGGCCTCTACTCCCAGTCCGCCCCCGAGTGGGTGTTCCGGCTGTACCTCCGGAGCCTCGGCCGGGCGACGTTCAACACCGCCGACGCGGCGTTCTGTTACACCGTCGAGGACGCCTCGCGCCTCCGGGAGGTCGGGGTGCGAAGCGACATCCACGTGGTTTCGAACGGCATCGACGAGACACGATTCTCACCGGAGGGCCCGGCACGCTCGGGGATCGCCGGCGACCCCGCGGTGGTGTTCGTCGGCCGGCTCGTCGAGGGGAAGCGGCCCGGCGACGCGCTGGCGGCCATCGAGACGGTCCGCGAGACACACCCGAACGCGCGGCTCTGGTTCGTCGGCACCGGGCCGCTCCGGACGGAACTCGAAGACCGCGTCGCCGAGCACGGCCTCGACGACGCGGTGGGGTTCCTCGGCGAGGTCGACTACGAGGCGATGCCGGCGGTCTACCGCGCCGCCGACCTCTTCGTGCTCCCGAGCCGCGCCGAGGGGCTCCCGCGGACGGTGCTCGAAGCGCTCTCGACGGGCACGCCGGTCGTGACGAGCGACCTCACCCAGATACGGTCCGTGGTCGACGGAGCCGGCGTCACCGTCCCCGTGGGGAACCAGGAGGGCTTCGCGAGCGCGATCGACGATCTCGCGGACGACGAGGAGCGGTACGCACGCTACAGCGAGCAGGGTCGCGAGCGGATCGCCGAGGAGTACTCGTGGTCGGCGACCGCGAGGAAGACGACGACCCACCTGGCGGCACTCTGCGGGGCCGACCCACTGACCGACGAGCCGGTTTCGGACTGACTCGCGCTCAGCGGTTCAGAGATAGCCGAGGTCTTCGAGCCGGTCCTTCGTCGCGTCCGTCATCGACACCGACCCCGAGGCCTCGCTGTGTTCGAACGACTCCAGCCAGTCGTCGAGCACGGTTTCGAGCTCGGCGACTCGGTCGGAGCTCTCGTCGGCGAGGTCGGTCGATTCCTCGGGGTCGGTTCGTACCTCGTACCGTTCCCGCGTGCCGTCCGACCCGCGGATCAGTTTGTCGTCGTCGGTTCGGACCGCCCGGAGCGACCGATCGTACGGGAACCCGTCGGGCAGGGGACCGACCTGCTCGCGGAGCGCATCCATCGAAGGTTGTGGAGCCATGTACTCGGCGATGGCGTGGGTCCGGGGGTCGGCGTTCGCGTCGGGGTGGAACGACCGGCCCTGGATGGACTCGCGCATCGCGGGCGCGTCGAGATCGGCGGCGTCGAGCAGCGTCGGCGCGAGGTCGGTGAGCTGAACGAGGTCCTCGACCCGGCCACCGCCGTCGAACGCGCCGCCGGCCACGACGAGCGGGACGTGGAGGAGGCTGTCGTAGAGGGAGTACTGGTGGTCCATCAGGCCGTGGTCACCGATGTTCTCGCCGTGGTCGCCCGTCACGACGAGGACCGTATCCTCCCACTCGCCGGTGGCTTCGAGATAGCCACGGAGGTCGCCGATGCGACGGTCGAGGTAGGCGATCTCGGCGTTGTAGAGCCCGTGGAGGATGTCGAAATCCGCCTCGGTGTGCGATTCGTGACCGGTGATGTAGGCCCACGCGTCCTGTGAGACCGCCATCGCGTCGTCGTAGGTCACGCCGTTCGGGAGGTACTGTTCGGCGAGGGCGCGCGGCGGGTGATATTCGAGGTGGGGTTCGAGGTAGTTGACGAACGTGAAGAACGGCTTCCGGGAGGAGCGGTCGGCGAGCCACCCCCGAAGCCACTCGTTAGTTCGCCTCGCGCCGTCGTCGGTTCGCTTCCGAAAGAACTGGCCGTAGACCGCGTTCGCGGCGTTGATCGCCGGGTTGCCGTCGAGCAGCCGCGCGGCGAGGGCTCGAACCATCTCGCTCCCGCGTTTCGTTCGTGCCACCTCGCCGAGGTCGGTGTCGGTCTGGACGTACTGCCAGGTCTTGTAGAGAGTCTCGAACCCGCGCGCGAACCCGAACTCCTCGGAGATCCAGGTGTTGTTCGAGACGGCGACCGTCTCGTAGCCGTTCGATCGAAAGGCCTCGGCGAGCGTCGGGAGACCCTCGTCGAGATGTTTGTGTCCCGCGTGGGCACCGTGTTTCGAGGAGTAGGTCCCGGTGAACAGGCCGGCGTGGGACGGCAGCGTCCACGGCGCACTGGCGAACGCGTTGGTGTACTCGGTTCCCTCCTCGGCGAGTCGGTCGATGGCCGGAAGCCGTGTCTCACGGTGCGCGGACCGGACGACGTCTCGTGCGCGCGCGGTGTCCATCACGACGACCACGACGTTGGGGCGGGATACCATCGATCGGATGGCACAAATCGGGACGCGCCGGCCTAAATAGATTTTCAGTCGCGCCGACTCTCGCTCGGTCCAGCGGCGGTGCCACCCAGCTCCCGATAGAGCTCGATGTGTGAGGCGGTCGTGGTCCGGATGTCGAACTCGGTGGCTGCACGCTCGTAGCCGTTCTCCCCGAGCGGTTCGTCCGTTCTTAGGGCTTCGACCATCGCCTCGGCGAGGCGCTCGGGATCGTTCGGTGGAACCAATAGGCCGGTCCGGCCGTGGTCGACGACCTCCGGGATCCCCTGTACGTCGGTCGCCACGACCGGCAGTTTCGCGGCCATCGCTTCCAGGAGTACGATACCGAACGACTCTCGGGTCGACGAGAGCACGAACGCGTCCGCGAGCCGGTAATAGGGATGGATCGTTGGCACACGGCCCGTGACACGAACGTTGTCATCGAGACCGCGTTCCCGAACTGCCGACCGAAGTTCGTTCTCCAGTTCGCCCCAACCGACTATGAGTAGTTGTGCATCGGGTCGCATCTTAACGACATGACTCATCGCCTTGATCAGCGTATGCTGTGATTTCTGCGGGAAATATCGTCCGACATTCAGGAGAATAGGACCATCACCGAGACCCCACTCATGCCGTATGGAATCAGTTTTAGCTGTTCGTACCTCTGTCCCGAACTCCTCCGTGTCGAGTCCGTTGTGGATCGTACACCACTGGTGAGTTTGGCCCGGTTCGTACGCATGCGATTCGCCCGTAAACAGCCGTTCAACGGCTTTCGAGACCGCAACTGTGCGAGAATCGAGCGGCCGTGTGAGCCGTTCGAGGAGCCGCGTGATCGGGTGATAGTTGTTCGGAGCGCTGTGTTGAGTACTCACGACGGCGTCGATGCCGCCGAGCCGCCCGAAGACACGGCCCACCGTCTGAGAGTACGGGAGGTGGGCGTGGAGCACGTCGAACTCCTCGCGTCGAAAGAATCGGGCCATCCGAGCGAGCGCACGCGGGTCGAACTTGAACTCGGCTTCGAAGTCCACGACCCGCGCTCCGGCGGTTTCGAACGCCGGAACCAGCGTGTCATCGCCCTCGATGAAACACACCGTGTACTCGATATCGGTCGTAGAATCGGTATTTCTCACGATATCGAGCAGTAGCGTCGGTGCGCCACCGGGTGCGAGCTGATTGATCAGGAAACAGACTTTCATCGGGAGAGCTTGCTGAGTCTGGGATAGGAACCGGTGGAGGAAAACCTGTCCTTTCGTGGCCGATTTGTTCGGTCCGCCCGTCCGCTCGATTCAGGAGCGTGCTTTCGATCAATCTCGCACGAATCCTTGCGGTCACGTCAACCGTACAGACCGGTGAGCGGGTGTACCCAGCAGACCATCGTCGTGTCTCGTTTTTACCGGTGAAAGCTGATTTAGCCTGTATTCTGTGAGCCGACGAAGCCAGCGGACTCGTTCCGAGTGAACTGTTAGATGGAGCGCAGCGCCGTACTCGATTCGCTGTTCCCTGTCTGTCTTCTGACCGGTACGTTGCTGGCGGCGACACCGATCGGTTCCGGATCAGATACGTGGTTACTACCAATGCCTACATCGTTGTACTCGTGATTTCGTTCGTCCGCTGGGCGGGCTACCTATCAGTTCAATGCCGTAATCGCACTACAGCACGTTTCACCCCTCGTGCGGCCTCGTAACCTCGATTGCCGAGCAACGTTGCCCCAATATATGGGTAGGCTTCCCACAGTGCCGGATAGTGGAATACAGCACGGAGCAATTGTTCTCGCCCTTCGGCGTAGGCATGATTCGAGAGCGCGGACCGACCGAGTCGATACTGTATTGCTGCGACCATCTGCCGATGAAAAAGCCGGCCGTATTCACGGGCCCAATCCTCGTATTTCTCGCGAAACAGCGGAACCGTCCGATCGCGTTTCTTTCGATAACTCCGGCTGATCTGGTCGCCGGACGAGTCCGTATGCCGTGTAACGAGTACTGTTGGCACCGATTCAAAGGAACATTCCCGTGAGAGCCGGAGGTAGTAATCCCAGTCCTGCCAGCTTGGAAATCGCTCGTCGAGGAGTCCGACATGCTCGACCGCATCGTGTCGTATCATCACGGACGAAAACGTTCCGATGAAATTGTGGAGTAGTAGCTTTTTTGTCACTTTCCCCGTATGTTTCGGCGTTTTTTCGTGGTTAGTGCGGTCTCTCGAATCGACGTTCCGAACCCCGGAATAGACGACGCCCACGTTCGGTGGAGCGTTCTCGAATACGGCGACCTGTCGTTCGATCTTCTCCGGGTGCCACTCGTCGTCATCGTCAAGGAACGCAATGAACTCGCCGCTGGCGGCTTCGATCCCGGTATTGCGTGCCGCGCTTCCTCCTCTATTCTTCTCGTGGCGAAGACATTGAACGTTCGCCACGAATCGGTCGTCGAGCCTCGAAAGCACCGTCTCTACCGGTTCGTCGGAGTGGTCGTCGACGACGATGACCTCTATCGGTGAGTAGGTCTGTGCTTCGATACTCGCAAGTGCACGCTCAAGTCGACCAGGACGGTTGTACGAGGGGATGATAGCAGTAACGAGCGGTTCCGTTGAATCATCGACCATGTAGCCGTACCGGTGAGGAGTCACTTAGCACCACAGGATCCATAGCCGATGAGGTCGTGTTGTTCCACTCTACTATCGAATACCGGGACATGTGGTGTACTCGTGCTCGACCGCACTGATGTTCGGTGCCCCCACGTCTTCGAGATGCATGATGGATATAGCATTCGAGGTCAACGGCCACTTGCGAAGCCGGTTAAGCACTTTGTCGACCGCGCCGGTGGGAAGTGGCAACGAGGTCGCCAACCCTCTCGCCGGTCATCGGAGGCGTTCCGGCTGACGGTCGTCGGGAACGGCGGTCTCCGCTCCGAACTCGAAGCCCAGACACGGAATCACGGGCTAGAGTCGGCCGTCACGTTCGCCGGCCGGGTCCCGAACGACGACCTCCCGGGGATCTACGCCGCTCACGACGTCTTTTGCTATCCGGGCCGGTGGGACGAACCGTTCGGACGGGTCTTCCTCGAAGCCCTCGCGACCGGCACCCCGACCGTCGCCAGCGACGTCGGGAGCGTCGGCGACATCGTGGGTGGCGGTGGCCGGACCACCGACGGAACGCCACACGGGTTCGTCGACACGATACTGGGTCTCGTCCGCACTGGGAAACTCCGGACCGTCTCCGAGGCCGCGACACGGAAGGTCGAGGAGTACCGGGCCGAGACGGTCGTACCGCGGTTCGTGGCGCTGTACGAGCGGTCGCTCGACAGGTAGATCCTTCGATGTCCTACGGTCGCGGGATGGCTCGATGAGGGACGAGTCGGCGATTCAGGACCCGACGTCGACGACCTCGTAGCCGATGCCGCCCTGGCGGAGTTCGTCGGTGTGGGCCGAGAGCAGGTCCGCCGTCGCGAGCACCAGCACGTCGAGCCCCTTCGTGGCCGCCTCGCGAACCGCGGGCGCGGTGGCGAACCGGATGTCGATGTCGATCCCCGCGGCGCGAGCGGTCGCGAGGGCCTCGGTGCCGGCGGTCGCCACGAGGTCGTGGCCCTCGGCGAGGTCGGTCACGGTCGTCGGATCGACCGCCGAACTGCCGCCGCGCTGGACGCCGGGGACCGAGACCGCGGTCACCGACCCGACCTCGTGTTCGACGAGCCCCTCGAACTCCGTGACGCCGACGTCCTGGCCGGGTTCGGCGTCGGTGATGGCGACCGCGGTCGCGCTCCCGGCCTCGCCCGCCGTCGCCGACAGCACGCCGTCGCGCATCGTGAGCGAGACCGTCTCGTCCGCCGCGATCTCGGTGGTGGCGACCGCGGTCTCGACCTCGACGCGACCGATGACGTCCTCGGTGACGTGCCGAATGAACCCCCGGAGGTCGTCGGTCTGGCTCAGGAGCCAGTCGACACCCTCCTTCGTGACCTCGTACCGGCCGCGGCCGTGCTTCGCGACGTAGCCCTCCTCGGCGAGGTCCCCGAGGTACTCGCTCACGGCCTGGGCGGTGACGCCGATGGCGTCGGCGATCTCGCGCTGGCTCACGGCGGGCTGGCGTTCGGCGACCTCGACTAGGATCTGATAGCGCGTGGCGTTTCGCTTGCTCTCGAGAACGCCCGCACGACCGGCCTCGTCCGCGTTCGTCGGCATACCTGCCCCTCGACACCCATCGAGCAAGTAGTTTGGCGTGGCCGACGGTGGGGGTCGATTCGCCGCCGAACCACCCTTTCCGAACCCACGAAACGGCCGGCTGCTATCACCTATCTCAGTTATTTTATATAGTCAGAAGTCGTATATAGGGTCGGAGATACACATGAGCTACAAAGACACTCCCTTCGAACGCATGGACCGGATGATGGACGAGATGAACCGCCGTTTCGCCGCGACGAACTGGGGTGACTGGCAGGACGCGGACTGGCGGATGCCCGCGTTGGAGGACGGTTCCGGCGACCGCTGGGACCACAGCGAGTGGGACACCACCCTGAACGTCGAACGCGATGCCGAGGGGTTCACCGTCCTCGCCGACACGCCCGGCTTCGAACGCGACGAACTCGACGTCCGGTTCCACGACGGCACCCTCCACATCGGTGGCACGCACGAGGACGACCACGAGGGGTTCCACAGCCGCCGGTTCAGCCGCGAGATCGGCCTCGACGGCGACGTCCTCGAAGACGAGATCACCGCCCACTACCGTAACGGCGTGCTCGAGATCAGGGTGCCCACCGAGGACACAGCCGAGGTCATCGACGAGGGCCGCCACATCGAGATCGAGGACTGACGACATACTCTACTATCTGATAATTTCTGCTTGTGCTATGGATTCTGATAGTTGAAACGACGGCTGGAAGCGTCGTTTTGCCCGCGAGTACGCCGTTCTTCGCCAGAGCCGTATTCCGTCTTTTGTATAGCAATAATTGGTTTATCGGGTCCCCGCAGGACAACTCTCGAAAACCGCCGAACGCTTCGTAGAGCACTCAAGAAACCGGATCCTCGATATCGGCGTCCGCGAACGCTTCCTCGCGCTCGATGCAGGCCGGACACTCCCCGCAGGGCTCCCCGTCCGCGTCGTTGTAGCAACTGAAGGTGAGCTCCCAGTCGACCCCGAGACGGTCGCCGAGGCGCAGGACGTTCGCTTTCGAGCGGTCGATGATCGGCGTCCGGATACGGATCGAGTGCCGGTCGGTCGAGCGGTCGACCGCGCTCTGGGCGGCCTCGATGAAGCTCGGTCGGCAGTCGGGATAGTCGGCCTCGTCGTTTCGCTGGGCCCCGTGATAGAGCGTGATGGGCTCCCCGGGGTCGGTGTGGTGTTCGGCGATCGCGGCGGCCGTGGTGAGGAAGTGGAGGTTTCGCTGGGGGACGTAGCCCACGCTGTGGCGCTCGTCGGTGGTGTGGTCCCGGTCGTACGTCTTGTCCTCGATCGTCCCCGCCGCGAACCCCGCGAACACGGTCCGGTAGTCACAGCCGTGGAGCGGGATGTCGTGTCGGTCGGCCTGGGCTTCGGCGTTGGCCCGCTCGATGGCCTCCGTTTGCTGGCCGTAGTCGATGTGGATCGCCTCGACCGTCTCGTGGTCGCGGAGCGCCCGTTGCAGGCAGACCGCCGAGTCGATACCGCCCGAGAGGAGGACGAACGCCGTCGAGTTCGTGTCGGTGTCGTCGTGGACGGTTTCGTGGGTCGTTGGTCGATCGGCTGCCGGGTCGCGAGACGGGTCGTGTCGTTCGGCCATCGCTATCGCCCCGCCTCGTCGTTCCAGAGGTTGACGTGGAGGCGCGGGGTGTACCGGTAGCCATGTTCCATCGCGAGGTCCGCGACGACCCCGCGGTTCGCGGCGATTTCGGCTTCGGTTCGTCCCTCGGGCATCAACAGGACGTCCCGATCCGGTATCCGAGCGCTCGTCTCCTCACGGATCCGGTCGACGAGGTCGTTGATCTCGTCGAGATCCGAGGGGTCGGTGACGACGAACTTGAGCTGTGTGGGGTAGTCCTCGACGAGTCGCGCCAGCGCGTCGAGGTCGATACGGCGCGCTTCGTGGCGCTCGCGCCACTCGCCGTCGCCTTTCGGGTCCCGTTCAGGGGTAGGGGTGCTGCTGGCGAGCTTCGGGCTGATGCTCGCGAGGTCGATCGCGGCGTCGCGGTGGATGGTCCCGTTGGTCTCGACGGTGACGTGGTAGCCCTCGTTCCCGAGCGCGTCGACGAGGGTGACGACCGCCTCGTGGATCAGCGGCTCGCCACCGGTTATCACGACGTGGTCGGCCCGGTCGTAGCTCGTCACCTCGTCGACGATCGCTTCGATCCCCATCCAGGCGTGGGTCGGCTCCCAGGAGGTGTGGTACGAGTCACAGAACCAGCATCGCAGGTTACAGCCGCTGGTTCGAACGAAGACCGAGGGTACGCCGGCGAGCGTTCCCTCTCCCTGGAGCGAGTAGAAGAGCTCGTTGACCGGCAGCCCCGCCGCGTCGGGGTCGGCTTCGTTTCGGACTTCTTCACCGGGTTCGGCCTCGGCGTTGACCGGCATGCTACCTCGGGGCTTCCGTCCGGAGCTCGCTCGTTTCGGCGACCGAGACGGTGACGTCGGTCACCGTCGCCGGCAGCCGGTCGGCCAACCGCCGTTCGAGCACGATGCTCATCACCTCGGCCGTCGGGGGCTGGTCGAGCACGACGAGCGCGTCGCCGTCGCCACAGTCCTCGAAGGCCTCGACGAGGGGGTCACCGCGTTCGAGCAGGAACCGATGGTCCCACTCGTCGATGACGGCCGTCACGGTCCCCTTGTCGACGACCCAGCCTTCCTCCCGAAGCGTGCCGGTGACCTCGACACAGACCTCGTAGTTGTGACCGTGTGGACGGCTGCACTTGCCGTCGTGGCGACGCAGTCGGTGGCCCGCGCTGAGGCGGATCGGCCGTTCGTGTCCGATCGAGAGCGTCCGTTCGTCGTCAACGACCGACGACGAGTCGCCAACGGTCGACGACGAACCGGTTCGATGTTCGTTCGAGGCGATTCGGGGCATAGCCGGCTATTAGTCCACAGCAGCATAAGGGTGGTCAAACGAGCGAGGCGGGCCTACTCCTCGTGGTCGAGTCGGCCGTGGCGGTCGTCGATATCGTCGAGCAGGTCGAGGGTCTTCCGCATCGAGGCCCGGATCGCCTCGCTCCGGTTCACGAACTTGCCGTGTTCACCCACGTGGCTGTCGAGGTCGTCGAGGAGTTCCTGGGGGACGTCGACGCTGATCTTCGGCATACTCGATAATAGCCAGCGAATAGATTAAAGTCGCTTCGCTGATCCGGGCGCGATGTCCGTCGCTGCCGAAAGGGGAGTTACTCGGTGTGGGATAGTATCTGCAGATGGTAGGCGGAATCGACGCGGTAGCATCGATTTGGGTGTCGTCTCTCCGATTCGTCCGTGATTCAGCGGTGACTCTCGGTTCGATGGCTCTTCATCGCCCGTTCCTCCAGAAACGGGGTGCTACACTCCGGACAGCGGAACAGGCGGTCGTTGAGGGTCTGCTGGAGGGTGGTACTGGTATCGTCGGCCATGTGAACGTAACCCACACACGAGGGGTAGTAACGTTTTCTATCCGTCCAGTTCCACCCGAGATCGTTTACGAACGATATCCGTGTTGGATTTTTCTGCTCTATTTGTCGAACGATGGGATTTTCGACTCTACGGAGGAGATCGTCCCAGAAAAGCTATATCGACCTGCCTGGCGTTCGAATCGGGGGTGGCGAGTCGCGTTCCGGCCTCCCGTTTCGATAACCGGGGCGAGAGCGGATCGCCGGAACCGTGTCGATCCCCGAGAGCGCCCTCTTCCGTCCGAACGACTAAGACGAACGGCCGACCACGGTCGATACGGGTATTCGCTATGGAGGACGACGCAGAACCGGTCTACTGCAACTCGTGTGGGAAGGTAACGTACGATCTCGTCGAGGTCGAACAACCCCTGTCTGGGGGAACGACGTTGGCCTGTCCCCGTTGTAAGTCCACGGACACCGCACCCACCGCCCGACGGGCCGACCTTCCGGACTCGACCGGGAACTATCCGTCCGGACTGCTCGAATAGCTGATTCTCAGTGTGACTCCGAACGGCACTCGGGACAGGCACCATCCTCGAGGTACTCTTCGAGAACCGTCTCGCCACAGTCGTCGCACGCTTCGAGCGGGGTGTCTTCCGATTGCGCCACCATACCTGCTGATGCAGGCCGATTCATTATAACGGTTCGGGAAAGGCAGCCTGTTCGTCCACGAGAAGAGGGGAGATGTTCGTCCCCGCTGGCCGAACCGTGCCCCCGCCGTGAACAGCGTGCAGAGTCGCGAAGACACGCGAACGGGCGGCGACTGGCCATCGAAAGCACGGGTCTGATGGGTTCGTCGCCCGAACGAGCTAGCAGGCATGCGACCACCGATGTACCGGTGCGAATCGTGTGGTGAAGGGGTCTCCCTCACCGTCGTCACGGAACGGCCCGACAACCGATCGACGCTCGAATACAGCTGTTCGTGCAGAATGAAGCGTATTCGAGCCGCCGAGCTCGAGCAACTCGGCGACCTCCCCGAGGAGGAGCTGCCTCACAACTGGGAGCGCGTGAACGTGTTCCAGCCGGGTGCGACCGCGTAACCGGCTTTCGCGGCGAGCGACGTTCTCGACATTCCCAAGAGCGTGTGGTCTCGCATCGTGCAGTAGGGTGGATGGGGTACGAACCCACCCACGTTTAGCGAACGATACGGGGAAGTAAACACAAGGGTCGGTGATCGACAACCTAAGCATCTAGGGCGATCAGTGACCCGTCGGACGATAGAAACGTCGTCCATGACGAAAGACAGCGGTAAGCAGGACGGCGTCGGTCGACGGACGGTTCTTCGGCGCGTCGGCGCGCTCGGCGTCGCCGGGGCGGTCGGTGTGGGCGGGCTCCAGTACTTCGGTACCGAGCCGGTGTTCGCCCTCGAAGAGCGGACCTTCACCGCCGACG is drawn from Halococcus hamelinensis 100A6 and contains these coding sequences:
- a CDS encoding DUF7839 domain-containing protein, producing the protein MPTNADEAGRAGVLESKRNATRYQILVEVAERQPAVSQREIADAIGVTAQAVSEYLGDLAEEGYVAKHGRGRYEVTKEGVDWLLSQTDDLRGFIRHVTEDVIGRVEVETAVATTEIAADETVSLTMRDGVLSATAGEAGSATAVAITDAEPGQDVGVTEFEGLVEHEVGSVTAVSVPGVQRGGSSAVDPTTVTDLAEGHDLVATAGTEALATARAAGIDIDIRFATAPAVREAATKGLDVLVLATADLLSAHTDELRQGGIGYEVVDVGS
- a CDS encoding Hsp20/alpha crystallin family protein: MSYKDTPFERMDRMMDEMNRRFAATNWGDWQDADWRMPALEDGSGDRWDHSEWDTTLNVERDAEGFTVLADTPGFERDELDVRFHDGTLHIGGTHEDDHEGFHSRRFSREIGLDGDVLEDEITAHYRNGVLEIRVPTEDTAEVIDEGRHIEIED
- a CDS encoding 6-pyruvoyl trahydropterin synthase family protein codes for the protein MPRIASNEHRTGSSSTVGDSSSVVDDERTLSIGHERPIRLSAGHRLRRHDGKCSRPHGHNYEVCVEVTGTLREEGWVVDKGTVTAVIDEWDHRFLLERGDPLVEAFEDCGDGDALVVLDQPPTAEVMSIVLERRLADRLPATVTDVTVSVAETSELRTEAPR
- a CDS encoding ribbon-helix-helix domain-containing protein encodes the protein MPKISVDVPQELLDDLDSHVGEHGKFVNRSEAIRASMRKTLDLLDDIDDRHGRLDHEE
- a CDS encoding 7-carboxy-7-deazaguanine synthase QueE, with product MPVNAEAEPGEEVRNEADPDAAGLPVNELFYSLQGEGTLAGVPSVFVRTSGCNLRCWFCDSYHTSWEPTHAWMGIEAIVDEVTSYDRADHVVITGGEPLIHEAVVTLVDALGNEGYHVTVETNGTIHRDAAIDLASISPKLASSTPTPERDPKGDGEWRERHEARRIDLDALARLVEDYPTQLKFVVTDPSDLDEINDLVDRIREETSARIPDRDVLLMPEGRTEAEIAANRGVVADLAMEHGYRYTPRLHVNLWNDEAGR
- a CDS encoding glycosyltransferase family 4 protein, whose translation is MHDGYSIRGQRPLAKPVKHFVDRAGGKWQRGRQPSRRSSEAFRLTVVGNGGLRSELEAQTRNHGLESAVTFAGRVPNDDLPGIYAAHDVFCYPGRWDEPFGRVFLEALATGTPTVASDVGSVGDIVGGGGRTTDGTPHGFVDTILGLVRTGKLRTVSEAATRKVEEYRAETVVPRFVALYERSLDR
- a CDS encoding 7-cyano-7-deazaguanine synthase; this translates as MAERHDPSRDPAADRPTTHETVHDDTDTNSTAFVLLSGGIDSAVCLQRALRDHETVEAIHIDYGQQTEAIERANAEAQADRHDIPLHGCDYRTVFAGFAAGTIEDKTYDRDHTTDERHSVGYVPQRNLHFLTTAAAIAEHHTDPGEPITLYHGAQRNDEADYPDCRPSFIEAAQSAVDRSTDRHSIRIRTPIIDRSKANVLRLGDRLGVDWELTFSCYNDADGEPCGECPACIEREEAFADADIEDPVS